The Coffea arabica cultivar ET-39 chromosome 4e, Coffea Arabica ET-39 HiFi, whole genome shotgun sequence genome includes a window with the following:
- the LOC113740558 gene encoding uncharacterized membrane protein At4g09580-like isoform X2 has protein sequence MKPRSSLIRSSSISDSAGGLSCVPLSAASSSMAAPRSVVVDAGSVGVGVGGGRVRDEEKSFGDYTAAMAGDSPTGKKGKIGEGVIFPLSRWEVMAGLGVFLLFSVGLGCIYLTMPVADYSKLKLPRTLSDLRMLKDHLATYASVYPAQFILGYCSIYIFMQTFMIPGTIFMSLLAGALFGVIRGLFLVVFNATAGASSCYFLSKLVGRPIVNWLWPEKLRFFQAEAGLALGELKSVKDLYDFKTLSVLFLIGSVAIIPTFLKRKRVYE, from the exons ATGAAACCCAGATCGTCATTAATCCGCAGCTCGTCGATTTCAGATAGCGCTGGGGGATTATCGTGCGTGCCATTATCAGCAGCATCATCATCAATGGCGGCGCCGAGGAGTGTGGTGGTTGATGCTGGCAGTGTCGGCGTTGGAGTCGGAGGAGGGAGGGTGAGGGATGAGGAGAAGAGTTTTGGGGATTATACTGCAGCGATGGCGGGGGATTCGCCCACCGGCAAGAAGGGTAAAATAGGGGAAGGGGTGATTTTTCCGTTATCCCGGTGGGAAGTCATGGCAGGGTTGGGTGTATTTCTGTTGTTTTCCGTTGGATTGGGTTGTATTTACCTGACAATGCCAGTTGCCGACTATAGTAAGCTCAAGCTGCCTCGGACCCTTTCTGATCTTCGGATGCTCAA AGATCATCTTGCGACATATGCTAGTGTTTACCCAGCACAATTCATCCTTGGTTACTGCTCGATATATATCTTCATGCAGACATTCATGATCCCTGGGACAATCTTCATGTCCTTACTTGCTGGAGCACTTTTTGGTGTTATCAGGGGCCTTTTCTTGGTTGTCTTTAATGCCACTGCCGGGGCATCATCCTGCTATTTTCTGTCTAAGCTAGTCGGAAGGCCTATAGTTAATTGGCTTTGGCCTGAGAAATTGAGATTTTTCCAGGCAGAG GCTGGCCTTGCACTTGGGGAGTTGAAGTCAGTTAAAGATTTGTATGATTTCAAAACTTTATCTGTTCTTTTCCTCATTGGATCGGTGGCCATAATTCCAACCTTTTTGAAGAGGAAGCGAGTCTATGAATAG
- the LOC113740558 gene encoding uncharacterized membrane protein At4g09580-like isoform X1 translates to MKPRSSLIRSSSISDSAGGLSCVPLSAASSSMAAPRSVVVDAGSVGVGVGGGRVRDEEKSFGDYTAAMAGDSPTGKKGKIGEGVIFPLSRWEVMAGLGVFLLFSVGLGCIYLTMPVADYSKLKLPRTLSDLRMLKDHLATYASVYPAQFILGYCSIYIFMQTFMIPGTIFMSLLAGALFGVIRGLFLVVFNATAGASSCYFLSKLVGRPIVNWLWPEKLRFFQAEIAKRRDKLLNYMLFLRVTPTLPNLFINLASPIVDIPFHIFFLATVVGLIPASYITVRAGLALGELKSVKDLYDFKTLSVLFLIGSVAIIPTFLKRKRVYE, encoded by the exons ATGAAACCCAGATCGTCATTAATCCGCAGCTCGTCGATTTCAGATAGCGCTGGGGGATTATCGTGCGTGCCATTATCAGCAGCATCATCATCAATGGCGGCGCCGAGGAGTGTGGTGGTTGATGCTGGCAGTGTCGGCGTTGGAGTCGGAGGAGGGAGGGTGAGGGATGAGGAGAAGAGTTTTGGGGATTATACTGCAGCGATGGCGGGGGATTCGCCCACCGGCAAGAAGGGTAAAATAGGGGAAGGGGTGATTTTTCCGTTATCCCGGTGGGAAGTCATGGCAGGGTTGGGTGTATTTCTGTTGTTTTCCGTTGGATTGGGTTGTATTTACCTGACAATGCCAGTTGCCGACTATAGTAAGCTCAAGCTGCCTCGGACCCTTTCTGATCTTCGGATGCTCAA AGATCATCTTGCGACATATGCTAGTGTTTACCCAGCACAATTCATCCTTGGTTACTGCTCGATATATATCTTCATGCAGACATTCATGATCCCTGGGACAATCTTCATGTCCTTACTTGCTGGAGCACTTTTTGGTGTTATCAGGGGCCTTTTCTTGGTTGTCTTTAATGCCACTGCCGGGGCATCATCCTGCTATTTTCTGTCTAAGCTAGTCGGAAGGCCTATAGTTAATTGGCTTTGGCCTGAGAAATTGAGATTTTTCCAGGCAGAG ATAGCAAAACGCAGAGACAAGTTGCTTAATTATATGTTGTTTTTGAGAGTAACTCCAACCCTGCCAAACCTTTTTATCAACCTGGCCTCACCCATTGTTGATATACCATTTCATATCTTTTTTCTGGCTACTGTGGTGGGTCTGATTCCAGCTTCTTACATTACTGTCAGA GCTGGCCTTGCACTTGGGGAGTTGAAGTCAGTTAAAGATTTGTATGATTTCAAAACTTTATCTGTTCTTTTCCTCATTGGATCGGTGGCCATAATTCCAACCTTTTTGAAGAGGAAGCGAGTCTATGAATAG